From Candidatus Tumulicola sp., the proteins below share one genomic window:
- the map gene encoding type I methionyl aminopeptidase, giving the protein MINCKSERELAKMRLSGRVTARALEALKPLVQPGISTKEIDAAAEREIRGMGAEPAFLGYHGFTGSICASVNDEVVHGIPGSRKLREGDILKIDIGAVADGWYSDMAYTLPVGRVSAEASKLIEVTQASLYEGIRAVRPGGHVSDVGSAVQAYVERHGFAVVRALVGHGVGKHLHEDPAVPNFGRKGGGAPLKRGMVLAIEPMVNAGTFEVRTKDDQWTVVTADGSLSAHFEHTVAVVDGGYEILTLPETQAEVATAAVGGTRGAT; this is encoded by the coding sequence ATGATCAACTGCAAGAGCGAGCGCGAGCTGGCGAAGATGCGGTTGAGCGGGCGGGTCACCGCGCGCGCGCTCGAGGCGCTCAAGCCGCTGGTGCAGCCGGGCATCTCGACCAAGGAGATCGACGCCGCCGCTGAGCGCGAAATCCGCGGCATGGGAGCGGAGCCGGCGTTCCTCGGCTATCATGGCTTCACCGGTTCGATTTGCGCCTCGGTGAACGATGAGGTCGTGCACGGCATCCCCGGCAGCCGCAAGCTGCGCGAAGGCGACATCCTCAAGATCGACATCGGGGCGGTCGCCGACGGCTGGTACTCGGACATGGCATATACGCTGCCAGTGGGCAGGGTTTCGGCCGAGGCGAGCAAGCTGATCGAGGTCACGCAGGCGTCCCTGTACGAGGGCATCCGAGCCGTGCGGCCCGGCGGGCACGTGTCCGACGTGGGAAGTGCTGTGCAAGCATATGTCGAAAGACATGGGTTCGCGGTGGTGCGGGCCCTGGTGGGCCACGGGGTCGGCAAGCACCTGCACGAGGATCCGGCGGTGCCGAATTTCGGGCGCAAGGGCGGCGGCGCGCCCTTGAAGCGCGGCATGGTGCTGGCGATCGAGCCGATGGTCAACGCGGGCACTTTCGAGGTGCGCACCAAGGATGACCAATGGACGGTCGTGACCGCCGACGGCAGCCTTTCCGCGCATTTCGAACACACCGTCGCGGTGGTGGACGGCGGTTACGAGATACTGACGCTGCCGGAAACACAGGCAGAAGTTGCCACGGCGGCGGTTGGAGGTACGCGTGGCGCGACGTAG
- the infA gene encoding translation initiation factor IF-1: MQRHSAKKKPPKAHSASPKEEAIEVEGVVVEPLPNAFFRVELSNGHKVLARVSGKIRMNFIRILPGDRVLVELSPYDLSQGRITYRYK, encoded by the coding sequence ATCCAGCGGCACTCCGCAAAGAAGAAACCGCCGAAAGCGCATTCGGCCTCACCGAAGGAAGAGGCGATCGAGGTGGAGGGCGTCGTGGTGGAGCCGCTTCCGAACGCGTTCTTCCGAGTCGAGTTGAGCAACGGACACAAAGTGCTGGCGCGCGTGTCGGGCAAGATCAGGATGAACTTCATCAGGATCTTGCCAGGGGACCGGGTCCTGGTGGAACTGTCGCCCTACGACCTGAGCCAAGGCCGCATCACGTATCGATACAAATAG
- the rpmJ gene encoding 50S ribosomal protein L36: MKVRPSVKKICDKCKIIKRRGRTRVICENPKHKQAQG; encoded by the coding sequence ATGAAAGTAAGACCGAGCGTCAAGAAGATCTGCGACAAATGCAAGATCATCAAGCGGCGGGGACGCACGCGGGTGATCTGCGAGAATCCCAAGCACAAACAGGCTCAGGGGTAA
- the rpsM gene encoding 30S ribosomal protein S13 → MARIAGIDLPREKRIEVALTYIFGIGRPTAERLLKTTGVNPDTRVKNLTDDDIQKLREQIEKNLKVEGDLRREVSSAIKRLVDIGCYRGMRHRRGLPVRGQRTRTNARSRKGPRKTVAGKKKTKGPGIGK, encoded by the coding sequence ATGGCACGCATTGCAGGCATCGACCTGCCGCGCGAAAAGCGGATCGAAGTCGCGTTGACCTACATCTTCGGCATCGGACGGCCCACGGCCGAGCGTTTGCTGAAGACGACCGGCGTCAACCCGGACACGAGGGTGAAGAACCTCACCGACGACGACATCCAGAAACTTCGCGAGCAGATCGAGAAGAATCTCAAGGTCGAGGGCGACCTGCGCCGCGAGGTCTCGAGCGCGATCAAGCGGCTGGTGGACATCGGGTGCTATCGGGGCATGCGCCACCGGCGTGGGCTGCCGGTACGCGGGCAGCGCACGCGCACGAACGCGCGCAGTCGCAAGGGTCCGAGGAAGACCGTCGCCGGCAAGAAGAAGACCAAGGGTCCGGGCATCGGCAAATGA
- the rpsK gene encoding 30S ribosomal protein S11: MATAPKRVRRTKKKEVKNVSQGIARIHSSFNNTIVTITDLQGGTLAWASAGGMGFAGSKKSTPFAAQLAAEAAARKSMEHGMRQVEVHVRGPGAGREAAIRSLQAAGLEITVIKDVTPIPHNGCRPPKRRRV, encoded by the coding sequence ATGGCAACAGCACCAAAGCGCGTACGGCGCACGAAGAAAAAAGAAGTCAAGAATGTCTCGCAGGGCATCGCCCGGATCCATTCGAGCTTCAACAACACGATCGTGACGATCACCGACCTTCAAGGCGGCACGCTCGCTTGGGCGAGCGCCGGCGGCATGGGCTTTGCGGGAAGCAAGAAGTCCACGCCGTTCGCGGCGCAGTTGGCGGCAGAAGCCGCAGCGCGCAAGTCGATGGAGCACGGCATGCGTCAGGTCGAAGTGCACGTGCGCGGTCCGGGAGCCGGCCGCGAGGCCGCGATTCGGTCGCTGCAAGCCGCGGGCTTGGAGATCACGGTCATCAAAGACGTGACGCCGATCCCGCACAACGGCTGCCGTCCGCCGAAACGCCGCCGAGTCTAA
- the rpsD gene encoding 30S ribosomal protein S4: MARYTGPVCRMCRRESASGGKPGEKVKLFLKGERCLSKKCAVERRTAAPGQKAQTKNRPKVSEFGRQLREKQKMRRIYGVLERQFENYYKRASTSKGQTGQALLSLLESRLDNVIYRLNLATSRSQARQLVHHRHITVNGKRVNVPSMRVRPGDEIGVVEASRKTTLLQSLENYSKGRRVPGWLEYDEQSVKAKVLQLPARADIDTNVEEQLIVEYYSR, from the coding sequence ATGGCACGATATACAGGTCCGGTCTGCCGCATGTGCCGGCGCGAAAGCGCCAGCGGCGGCAAGCCCGGCGAGAAGGTGAAGCTCTTCCTTAAGGGCGAGCGCTGCTTGTCGAAGAAGTGCGCCGTGGAGCGGCGTACGGCGGCGCCCGGACAGAAAGCGCAGACCAAGAACCGTCCGAAGGTCTCGGAGTTTGGCCGCCAGCTGCGCGAGAAGCAGAAGATGCGCCGCATCTACGGGGTCCTCGAGCGGCAGTTCGAGAACTACTACAAGAGGGCGAGCACCAGCAAAGGCCAGACGGGCCAGGCGCTCCTGAGCCTGCTCGAGTCACGGCTCGACAACGTGATCTACCGTCTCAATCTCGCGACGTCGCGTTCGCAAGCGCGGCAGTTGGTGCACCACCGTCACATCACCGTGAACGGCAAGCGCGTCAACGTGCCTTCGATGCGCGTGCGGCCGGGCGACGAGATCGGGGTGGTCGAGGCGAGCCGCAAGACCACGCTCCTGCAAAGCCTGGAGAACTACTCCAAGGGCCGGCGCGTGCCGGGCTGGCTGGAATATGACGAGCAGAGCGTCAAGGCCAAGGTGCTCCAGTTGCCGGCTCGCGCCGACATCGACACCAACGTCGAAGAACAACTCATCGTCGAATACTACTCACGATAA
- a CDS encoding DNA-directed RNA polymerase subunit alpha, with product MSVLEFQRASIEVRERRDSYAKFAIEPLERGFGITLGNALRRILLSSLPGASVTYVKIDGVLHEFSTIPGVVEDTTHIILNLKGLPLRMLTDEPKVLRIEASGEREVTARDIVPDADVELLDPDYHIATLTDKKARLVMEIGVEKWRGYVTADKQRNVEHVIGLIPVDSIFTPIRKVNYQIEDTRVGQVTDHDRLLMEIETNGSVTPDEALSTAAKILQDQLSLFVSFSGRPEVEAPAEEAAPFSDWDIPVDELDLSVRSYNCLKRAGISKISELLQKTEDEIMNMRNLGKKSVDEIKEKLAERNLSLKQG from the coding sequence ATGTCAGTCCTGGAATTTCAAAGAGCTTCTATCGAAGTGCGCGAACGGCGCGACTCCTACGCGAAATTCGCGATCGAGCCGCTCGAGCGCGGCTTCGGCATCACGCTGGGCAATGCGCTGCGGCGCATCCTGCTGTCGTCGCTGCCCGGCGCGTCCGTCACCTACGTGAAGATCGACGGCGTGCTGCACGAGTTCTCGACCATCCCCGGGGTGGTCGAAGACACGACGCACATCATCCTGAACCTCAAGGGCTTGCCTTTGCGCATGCTCACCGACGAGCCGAAGGTGCTGCGCATCGAGGCCTCGGGCGAACGGGAGGTGACCGCGCGCGACATCGTGCCGGACGCCGACGTCGAACTGCTCGACCCCGATTACCACATCGCCACGCTCACCGACAAGAAAGCGCGTCTGGTCATGGAGATCGGCGTCGAGAAATGGCGCGGCTACGTGACCGCTGACAAGCAGCGCAACGTCGAGCACGTCATCGGCTTGATCCCGGTGGACTCCATCTTCACGCCGATACGCAAGGTCAACTACCAGATCGAGGACACGCGCGTCGGCCAGGTGACCGATCACGACCGCCTGCTCATGGAGATCGAGACCAACGGCAGCGTGACGCCCGACGAAGCGCTCTCGACAGCGGCGAAGATCTTGCAGGATCAACTGTCGTTGTTCGTGAGTTTCAGCGGACGACCCGAAGTGGAGGCGCCCGCCGAAGAGGCGGCCCCGTTCTCCGATTGGGATATTCCGGTGGACGAGCTCGACCTGTCGGTGCGCTCGTACAACTGTCTGAAGCGGGCGGGGATCAGCAAGATCTCCGAACTGCTGCAGAAGACCGAAGACGAGATCATGAACATGCGCAACCTAGGCAAGAAGTCCGTCGACGAGATCAAGGAGAAGCTCGCCGAGCGGAATCTGTCGCTGAAGCAGGGGTGA
- the rplQ gene encoding 50S ribosomal protein L17 gives MRHRKANKRLGRNDDHRRALLRNLVTSLFTHGKIETTTVRAKEAGRVASRLITRAKKGDLQSRRLVASYLTSAEVTKRLMDVIAPTLAGRQGGYVRVVRTRIRKGDAAEMAQLELLQ, from the coding sequence ATGAGACACCGCAAGGCCAACAAACGGCTCGGTAGGAACGACGACCATCGACGCGCGCTGCTGCGCAACCTGGTGACCTCGTTGTTCACGCACGGCAAGATCGAGACCACGACCGTGCGCGCCAAGGAGGCGGGGCGCGTCGCGTCGCGCCTGATCACGCGCGCGAAAAAGGGCGACCTCCAAAGCCGCCGTCTGGTGGCCTCGTATCTGACCTCTGCGGAAGTGACGAAACGGCTCATGGACGTCATCGCGCCGACCCTGGCCGGCCGCCAAGGCGGCTATGTGCGCGTCGTTCGGACCCGCATCCGAAAGGGCGACGCGGCCGAAATGGCCCAGCTCGAGCTCTTGCAATAG
- a CDS encoding anthranilate synthase component I family protein, whose translation MKTIEQSGRTDVTIRKIVADGITPIAAFATLRAAHPGVAFLFESAPGAGMSARHSIIGLGCRAEVQAVDGQIRTSIDGETLDHHGSAFDAAREMLRRLLPERETLIEMPFLGAYGAAAFEFSGYLERLPRLERGSDPMPDLHLVVPETLVVFDHFSHSVSIAALGEAAESVASGLVAELAEARISPLQRAARAGPLKARVPELPFSEAVERGREAILAGEAYQVVLSQGWEMEQRGDPFDAYRALRAINHSPYMFFLDLGWGQLFGSSPEVLVSLREHRARVRPLAGTRARSGDPEADRAIAARLRRNPKERAEHVMLVDLGRNDLGRVSEYGSVRVTELLGIESFSHVMHLVSDVVGNVREELDAFDVFGAVFPAGTVSGAPKIRAIELIAELEGRRRGFYAGSVGRFGFDGSLDACITLRSAHAYDGAYHLQAGAGIVAESASDREDQECLSKAAAVVAAISGADV comes from the coding sequence ATGAAGACGATCGAGCAGTCAGGCCGAACCGACGTGACGATCCGCAAGATCGTGGCCGACGGCATCACGCCGATCGCGGCGTTTGCGACGCTGCGCGCGGCGCATCCCGGGGTCGCGTTCCTCTTCGAGAGCGCGCCCGGCGCCGGCATGTCGGCACGGCATTCGATCATCGGCTTGGGCTGCCGGGCTGAGGTGCAAGCCGTTGACGGACAAATTCGCACGAGCATCGACGGTGAGACGCTCGACCATCACGGCTCGGCGTTCGACGCCGCCCGGGAGATGTTGCGGCGCTTGCTGCCGGAGCGGGAGACGCTGATCGAAATGCCGTTCCTGGGCGCGTACGGCGCCGCGGCATTCGAGTTCTCCGGCTACTTGGAGCGCTTGCCGCGCCTGGAGCGGGGCAGCGACCCGATGCCCGACCTCCATCTCGTGGTGCCCGAGACGCTCGTGGTGTTCGATCACTTCAGCCATTCGGTGAGCATCGCAGCGCTGGGCGAGGCCGCTGAATCGGTCGCAAGCGGACTGGTCGCCGAACTCGCGGAGGCGCGCATCAGCCCATTGCAGCGCGCTGCGCGCGCTGGTCCGCTCAAAGCGCGCGTTCCCGAACTGCCGTTCTCCGAAGCGGTAGAACGCGGGCGCGAAGCGATACTGGCGGGCGAAGCATATCAAGTCGTGCTGTCGCAGGGTTGGGAGATGGAGCAGCGCGGAGATCCGTTCGACGCGTATCGGGCGCTGCGCGCGATCAACCACTCGCCCTACATGTTCTTCCTCGATCTCGGCTGGGGGCAACTGTTCGGCTCCTCGCCCGAAGTCCTCGTGAGCCTGCGCGAGCATCGGGCGCGGGTGCGTCCGCTGGCGGGGACTCGCGCTCGCAGCGGCGATCCGGAAGCCGATCGCGCGATCGCCGCGCGGCTGCGCCGCAATCCGAAAGAGCGCGCGGAGCACGTGATGCTCGTGGACCTGGGACGCAACGATCTGGGCCGGGTGAGCGAGTACGGCAGCGTGCGCGTCACCGAACTGCTGGGGATAGAAAGCTTCAGCCACGTGATGCACTTGGTGTCCGACGTCGTCGGGAACGTGCGTGAGGAACTCGATGCATTCGACGTGTTCGGCGCTGTGTTTCCGGCCGGCACCGTCAGCGGCGCGCCCAAGATCAGAGCCATCGAATTGATCGCGGAACTGGAGGGCCGCAGACGCGGCTTCTATGCCGGCAGCGTGGGGCGCTTCGGATTCGACGGTTCGCTCGACGCATGCATCACGCTGCGCAGCGCGCACGCATATGACGGCGCGTACCATCTTCAAGCCGGCGCCGGCATCGTGGCGGAGTCCGCATCGGACCGCGAGGATCAAGAATGCCTCTCCAAAGCGGCGGCGGTGGTCGCTGCGATTTCGGGAGCTGACGTATGA